From a single Streptomyces sp. NBC_00377 genomic region:
- a CDS encoding GNAT family N-acetyltransferase, translating to MSTTTATVGRLTLRPLDPVEDAELLHGWVTHPKAAFWMMQHAKLVDVERAYMDIAADEHSHALLGLHDGEPAFLMEYYDPAHRELVGLYEPRPGDVGMHFLVAPTDRPVHGFTRAVITAVMARLFEDPQVRRVVVEPDVSNKAVHALNEAVGFVPEREIEKPEKRALLSFCTREQFVTATGVPA from the coding sequence ATGAGCACGACCACGGCCACCGTCGGCCGTCTCACCCTGCGGCCCCTCGACCCCGTCGAGGACGCCGAGCTGCTGCACGGCTGGGTCACGCATCCCAAGGCCGCGTTCTGGATGATGCAGCACGCGAAACTCGTCGACGTCGAGCGCGCCTACATGGACATCGCGGCCGACGAACACAGCCATGCCCTCCTCGGCCTGCACGACGGCGAGCCCGCCTTCCTGATGGAGTACTACGACCCGGCCCACCGCGAGCTGGTCGGCCTGTACGAGCCGCGGCCCGGCGACGTCGGCATGCACTTCCTCGTCGCCCCCACCGACCGGCCCGTGCACGGGTTCACGCGGGCCGTCATCACGGCGGTGATGGCGCGCCTCTTCGAGGACCCGCAGGTGCGGCGCGTCGTCGTCGAGCCGGACGTCTCCAACAAGGCGGTCCACGCCCTCAACGAGGCCGTCGGGTTCGTTCCGGAGCGGGAGATCGAGAAGCCGGAGAAGCGGGCGCTGCTGAGCTTCTGCACACGCGAGCAGTTCGTCACGGCGACGGGGGTGCCGGCATGA
- a CDS encoding lysine N(6)-hydroxylase/L-ornithine N(5)-oxygenase family protein: protein MTALAEASRTYDFVGIGLGPFNLGLACLTEPIDTLDGVFLESKPDFEWHSGMFLDGAHLQTPFMSDLVTLADPTSPYSFLNYLKEKGRLYSFYIRENFYPLRVEYDDYCRWAANRLSSVRFSTTVTEVTYEDDVYVVRTAAGERFRARHLVLGTGTPPYVPQACAGLGGDFLHNSGYLRHKAELQKKESITLVGSGQSAAEIYHDLLGEIDVHGYRLNWVTRSPRFFPLEYTKLTLEMTSPEYIDYFRELPEPTRYRLTAEQKNLFKGIDGDLINEIFDLLYQKSLGGPVPTRLLTNSALREASYADGTYTLSFRQEEQEKDFELSSDGLVLATGYKYVEPEFLAPVRDRLRYDSHGNFDVARNYSIDTTGRGVFLQNAGAHTHSITSPDLGMGAYRNSSIIRELLGSEYYPVEKTIAFQEFAV from the coding sequence TTGACCGCGCTTGCTGAAGCCAGCCGCACCTACGACTTCGTGGGGATCGGGCTCGGCCCCTTCAACCTCGGCCTCGCCTGCCTCACCGAGCCGATCGACACACTCGACGGCGTCTTCCTCGAGTCCAAGCCGGACTTCGAGTGGCACTCCGGCATGTTCCTCGACGGCGCCCACCTCCAGACGCCGTTCATGTCGGACCTGGTCACCCTGGCCGACCCGACCTCGCCGTACTCCTTCCTCAACTACCTGAAGGAGAAGGGCCGGCTGTACTCCTTCTACATCCGCGAGAACTTCTACCCGCTGCGGGTCGAGTACGACGACTACTGCCGCTGGGCCGCGAACAGACTGAGCAGTGTGCGCTTCTCCACGACGGTCACGGAGGTGACGTACGAGGACGACGTGTACGTCGTCCGGACGGCCGCCGGCGAGCGGTTCCGCGCCCGTCACCTGGTCCTCGGCACCGGCACGCCCCCGTACGTCCCGCAGGCCTGCGCCGGCCTGGGCGGCGACTTCCTGCACAACTCCGGTTACCTGCGGCACAAGGCGGAGCTCCAGAAGAAGGAGTCGATCACGCTGGTGGGCTCCGGGCAGTCGGCCGCCGAGATCTACCACGACCTGCTCGGCGAGATCGACGTGCACGGCTACCGGCTGAACTGGGTCACCCGCTCCCCGCGCTTCTTCCCGCTCGAGTACACGAAGCTCACGCTGGAGATGACGTCCCCGGAGTACATCGACTACTTCCGCGAGCTCCCCGAGCCCACCCGCTACCGCCTCACGGCCGAGCAGAAGAACCTCTTCAAGGGCATCGACGGCGATCTCATCAACGAGATCTTCGACCTGCTCTACCAGAAAAGCCTCGGCGGCCCCGTGCCCACCCGGCTCCTGACCAACTCCGCGTTGCGCGAGGCCTCTTACGCCGACGGCACCTACACCCTCTCCTTCCGCCAGGAGGAGCAGGAGAAGGACTTCGAGCTGAGCTCCGACGGCCTGGTCCTGGCGACCGGCTACAAGTACGTCGAGCCTGAGTTCCTCGCGCCCGTCCGGGACAGACTGCGCTACGACTCCCACGGCAACTTCGACGTCGCCCGCAACTACTCCATCGACACCACGGGCCGGGGAGTGTTCCTCCAGAACGCCGGCGCGCACACCCACAGCATCACGTCCCCCGACCTCGGCATGGGCGCCTACCGCAACAGCTCCATCATCCGTGAGCTGCTCGGCAGCGAGTACTACCCGGTCGAGAAGACCATCGCGTTCCAGGAGTTCGCCGTATGA
- the desA gene encoding lysine decarboxylase DesA has protein sequence MRSHLLNDTTAEQYRRSVTEGVERVAAKIAATDRPFTGVTVDALAPLIDGIDLDRPLHDTAAVLDELEEVYLRDAIYFHHPRYLAHLNCPVVIPAVLGEAVLSAVNSSLDTWDQSAGGTLIERKLIDWTTARIGLGPAADGVFTSGGTQSNLQALLLAREEAKPGRDGREGPASLARLRIFASEASHFSVKKSAKLLGLGEDAVVSVPVDADKRMQTLALARELERCEQAGLVPMAVVATAGTTDFGSIDPLPEIAGLCDRYGAWMHVDAAYGCGLLASVKYRDRIDGIERADSVTVDYHKSFFQPVSSSAVLVRDAATLRHATYHAEYLNPRRTVQERIPNQVDKSLQTTRRFDALKLWMTLRTMGADGIGQLFDEVCDLTAEGWRLLAADPRFDVVVQPSLSTLVFRYIPAAVTDPAEIDRANLHARKALFASGDAVVAGTKVGARHYLKFTLLNPETTTDDIAAVLDLIAGHAEQYLGESLDRAC, from the coding sequence ATGCGCTCGCACCTGCTCAATGACACGACCGCGGAGCAGTACCGCCGCTCCGTGACCGAAGGAGTAGAGCGGGTGGCCGCAAAAATCGCCGCCACCGACCGTCCGTTCACCGGCGTCACGGTCGACGCCCTCGCTCCCCTCATCGACGGGATCGACCTGGACAGGCCGCTGCACGACACCGCGGCCGTCCTGGACGAGCTGGAGGAGGTCTACCTCCGCGACGCGATCTACTTCCATCACCCCCGCTACCTCGCCCACCTCAACTGCCCGGTCGTCATCCCCGCCGTGCTGGGCGAGGCGGTCCTGTCCGCCGTCAACTCCTCCCTGGACACCTGGGACCAGTCGGCCGGCGGCACCCTCATCGAGCGCAAACTGATCGACTGGACAACGGCCCGCATCGGCCTCGGCCCGGCCGCCGACGGGGTGTTCACCTCCGGCGGCACGCAGTCCAACCTCCAGGCGCTGCTGCTCGCCCGGGAGGAGGCCAAGCCGGGACGGGACGGGCGGGAAGGACCGGCCTCCCTCGCACGACTGCGCATCTTCGCCTCCGAGGCCAGCCACTTCAGCGTGAAGAAGTCCGCGAAACTGCTGGGCCTCGGCGAGGACGCGGTGGTGTCCGTTCCCGTCGACGCCGACAAGCGCATGCAGACCCTCGCGCTCGCCCGCGAGCTGGAGCGCTGCGAACAGGCCGGCCTGGTCCCCATGGCCGTCGTCGCCACCGCCGGGACCACCGACTTCGGCTCCATCGACCCGCTGCCCGAGATCGCCGGACTGTGCGACCGCTACGGCGCCTGGATGCACGTCGACGCGGCCTACGGCTGCGGACTGCTCGCCTCCGTGAAGTACCGGGACCGGATCGACGGCATCGAGCGCGCCGACTCCGTCACCGTCGACTACCACAAGTCCTTCTTCCAGCCGGTGAGTTCGTCGGCCGTACTGGTCCGTGACGCGGCCACCCTGCGCCACGCCACCTACCACGCCGAGTACCTCAACCCGCGGCGCACGGTGCAGGAGCGCATCCCCAACCAGGTGGACAAGTCCCTCCAGACCACCCGCCGCTTCGACGCGCTGAAACTGTGGATGACCCTGCGGACCATGGGCGCCGACGGTATCGGGCAGCTTTTCGACGAGGTCTGCGACCTGACCGCCGAGGGCTGGCGCCTGCTGGCCGCCGACCCGCGCTTCGACGTGGTCGTCCAGCCGTCGCTCTCCACCCTCGTCTTCCGCTACATCCCCGCCGCGGTCACCGACCCGGCCGAGATCGACCGCGCCAACCTCCACGCCCGCAAGGCCCTGTTCGCCTCCGGTGACGCGGTGGTCGCGGGCACCAAGGTCGGCGCCCGCCATTACCTGAAGTTCACCCTGCTCAACCCCGAGACGACGACCGACGACATCGCCGCCGTCCTCGACCTGATCGCCGGCCACGCCGAGCAGTACCTGGGAGAGTCCCTTGACCGCGCTTGCTGA
- a CDS encoding siderophore-interacting protein, with protein MTTAVAAPFRFFSLQVVRTLRIGPSLVRVTFAGQDLRYFFSDGHDQSLSLFLPHPGQDAPAVPFELGWGSPRSSEAESGGSWWQGWRELPDGVRAVMRSYTLRTLRRDPDEIDIDFVLHTPAGPASAWAAGAAAGDRVVLLGPAVADNRAIRFRPPAGTDLVVLWGDESALPAIASILESLPAGQRVRVWLETHEVGTVRELVTAADAEVTWVVGESSVDVLREARLPAAEHPYVWIAGESGCVKALRRHFVGERGIDRRRITFVGYWRRGMSEEQLREAE; from the coding sequence GTGACCACCGCCGTTGCCGCGCCCTTCCGGTTCTTCTCTCTCCAGGTCGTGCGGACCCTGCGGATCGGGCCTTCGCTCGTCCGGGTCACCTTCGCCGGGCAGGACCTGCGGTACTTCTTCTCCGACGGACATGACCAGTCGCTGTCCCTCTTCCTGCCGCATCCGGGGCAGGACGCGCCCGCCGTGCCCTTCGAGCTCGGATGGGGGTCCCCCCGCTCGAGCGAAGCCGAGAGCGGGGGAAGCTGGTGGCAGGGATGGCGTGAACTGCCGGACGGGGTGCGGGCGGTGATGCGGTCGTACACGCTGCGCACCCTGCGCCGCGATCCCGACGAGATCGACATCGACTTCGTGCTGCACACCCCCGCCGGTCCCGCCTCCGCGTGGGCGGCGGGCGCCGCCGCCGGGGACCGGGTGGTGCTGCTCGGGCCTGCCGTGGCCGACAACCGGGCGATCCGGTTCCGGCCCCCGGCCGGCACCGATCTGGTCGTGCTGTGGGGCGACGAGAGCGCCCTTCCGGCCATCGCGTCGATCCTGGAGTCCCTGCCGGCCGGACAGCGCGTCCGGGTCTGGCTGGAGACCCATGAGGTCGGCACCGTGAGGGAGTTGGTGACCGCGGCGGACGCCGAGGTCACCTGGGTGGTCGGGGAGAGCTCGGTGGACGTGCTCCGAGAGGCCCGGCTCCCGGCCGCCGAGCACCCGTACGTCTGGATCGCGGGCGAGTCGGGGTGCGTGAAGGCGCTGCGCCGGCACTTCGTCGGGGAACGCGGGATCGACCGGCGCCGGATCACCTTCGTGGGGTATTGGCGCCGGGGCATGAGCGAGGAGCAGCTCCGCGAGGCGGAGTAG
- a CDS encoding ABC transporter substrate-binding protein, producing MPNARAARPTRRGILAAGGALGLGAVLAACGDDDASSGSSGSSASTSAKSGPWTFKDDRGTTVKLDRIPTAIVAFTGVGAALYDYGVQVKGVFGPTKTAAGKADVQAGDMDVTKVTVLGNVWDEFNVEKYAALAPDVLISTMFDNAGTLWYVPEASKDKIAGLAPSVGISVYDRQLTAPLQRMWELAESLGADMKAAAVTDAKKKFEEAAARLRAAAKAKPGIKVLAGSASAELFYVSGTNLSIDLEYFKALGVNFVEPPESAKAQGGGWYESLSWENVDKYAADIIMMDDRSSTIQPADITEATWKKLPAVKAGQVIARSPEPILSYAKCVPLLENLAEALEKAKKVS from the coding sequence ATGCCCAACGCCAGAGCCGCCCGTCCCACCCGCCGTGGCATCCTCGCCGCCGGTGGCGCCCTCGGTCTCGGTGCCGTGCTCGCCGCCTGCGGCGACGACGACGCGAGCAGTGGCAGCTCCGGGTCGTCGGCGAGCACCTCGGCCAAGTCCGGTCCCTGGACCTTCAAGGACGACCGCGGCACCACGGTGAAGCTCGACAGGATCCCCACCGCCATCGTCGCCTTCACCGGCGTCGGCGCGGCCCTCTACGACTACGGCGTCCAGGTCAAGGGCGTCTTCGGCCCGACGAAGACCGCCGCGGGCAAGGCCGACGTCCAGGCGGGGGACATGGACGTCACCAAGGTGACGGTCCTCGGCAACGTCTGGGACGAGTTCAACGTCGAGAAGTACGCGGCCCTCGCGCCCGACGTCCTGATCTCCACCATGTTCGACAACGCCGGCACCCTCTGGTACGTCCCCGAGGCGTCCAAGGACAAGATCGCGGGGCTCGCCCCGAGCGTCGGCATCTCCGTCTACGACCGCCAGTTGACCGCTCCGCTCCAGCGCATGTGGGAACTGGCCGAGTCGCTCGGCGCCGACATGAAGGCCGCCGCGGTCACCGACGCCAAGAAGAAGTTCGAGGAGGCCGCCGCCCGGCTGCGCGCCGCCGCCAAGGCCAAGCCCGGCATCAAGGTGCTGGCCGGGTCCGCGAGCGCCGAGCTGTTCTACGTCTCCGGCACCAACCTCTCCATCGACCTCGAGTACTTCAAGGCCCTCGGCGTGAACTTCGTCGAGCCGCCGGAGAGCGCGAAGGCGCAGGGCGGCGGCTGGTACGAGTCGCTCAGCTGGGAGAACGTCGACAAGTACGCGGCCGACATCATCATGATGGACGACCGGTCCTCGACCATCCAGCCCGCCGACATCACCGAGGCGACCTGGAAGAAGCTGCCCGCGGTGAAGGCCGGTCAGGTCATCGCACGGTCGCCGGAGCCGATCCTGTCCTACGCGAAGTGCGTGCCGCTGCTCGAGAACCTCGCCGAGGCGCTCGAGAAGGCGAAGAAGGTCAGCTGA